One uncultured Flavobacterium sp. DNA segment encodes these proteins:
- a CDS encoding CsgE family curli-type amyloid fiber assembly protein, protein MKLASLNKICIILLVLNSRIVFSQDVKAKIDVEKVENVLFIAGTAENLKSVYKNISFNLVVLKKNKSDTNKSNSTQDGRVTLEPLQKVSLSKTQINVSKDDQITIVLFIYDENNTVIGKDKVIIGDNNVKAEPNGASLKPKDGLEMIGIVSNETKTKLGNDFYDLFYKEYDKLKINSPKIISIQEELTFGRTTKIIVNIDGEIIDEFIARPDEDFLEYMAKTSSSKVFTYFKKIEKQEKSILHY, encoded by the coding sequence ATGAAATTAGCTTCATTAAATAAAATCTGCATCATTTTGTTAGTATTAAACTCACGAATTGTATTTTCGCAGGATGTTAAAGCTAAGATTGATGTTGAAAAAGTAGAGAATGTGTTGTTTATAGCCGGTACGGCTGAAAATTTAAAATCAGTTTATAAAAATATTTCATTCAATCTGGTGGTTTTAAAAAAAAATAAATCAGACACTAATAAATCAAATAGTACACAAGATGGTCGTGTTACGTTAGAACCATTGCAAAAAGTTTCTCTTTCTAAAACACAAATTAATGTAAGTAAAGATGACCAAATCACAATTGTATTATTTATTTATGATGAAAATAATACCGTTATAGGAAAAGATAAAGTTATAATAGGTGATAATAATGTTAAGGCCGAACCAAATGGTGCTAGTTTAAAGCCTAAAGATGGTTTAGAAATGATAGGTATAGTTTCAAATGAGACCAAAACGAAATTGGGTAATGACTTTTATGATTTATTTTATAAAGAATATGATAAATTAAAGATTAATTCTCCTAAAATTATTTCCATTCAAGAGGAATTAACTTTTGGTCGGACAACAAAAATTATTGTAAATATTGATGGAGAAATTATTGATGAATTTATTGCCAGACCAGATGAAGATTTTTTAGAATATATGGCAAAAACATCCAGTTCTAAAGTTTTTACATATTTTAAAAAGATAGAGAAACAGGAAAAAAGTATTTTACATTATTGA
- a CDS encoding curli assembly protein CsgF, with protein sequence MRTFTLIICLFGVYISSNAQDLVYKPINPAFGGDTFNYQWMLNSADSQNKYKEPDNSAANQTALQSFKDNLNNQLLNQVSNSIFLKQFGDKGIVPGSYTFGSLSVNIYPSNKGLVVDILDTDTGEKTQVIIPGG encoded by the coding sequence ATGAGAACATTTACTTTAATTATATGTTTATTTGGCGTATACATTAGTTCAAACGCACAAGATTTGGTTTACAAACCAATAAATCCAGCTTTTGGCGGAGATACATTTAATTATCAATGGATGTTAAATTCCGCAGATTCACAAAATAAATATAAAGAACCAGACAATAGTGCAGCAAATCAAACGGCATTGCAAAGTTTTAAGGATAATCTTAATAATCAGTTATTAAATCAAGTTTCCAATTCAATATTTCTAAAACAATTTGGAGATAAAGGAATTGTTCCCGGATCTTATACTTTTGGCAGTTTGTCTGTGAATATTTATCCCTCAAATAAGGGATTAGTCGTTGATATTTTAGATACTGATACTGGAGAAAAAACCCAAGTGATTATACCTGGAGGATAA
- a CDS encoding CsgG/HfaB family protein, with product MKNFFIITLLLAFLLSSCSAYFNQPLGIQKAVYGANTPATTSLAKLPKPKEQVVVGVYKFKDQTGQYKPTEQGSTFSTAVTQGATSILIKALGDSKWFVPIERENLGNLLNERNIIRSTRQEYLAGTDTKDSQLTPLLFAGVLLEGGIVSYDSNIITGGFGARYFGTGASARYRQDRISIYLRLVSTSNGKILNTVYVSKTILSQSVDANLFKYVNFKRLLEVETGFTRNEPVQLAVTEAIEKAVEGLIVDGIRDKIWEVDAPSSEVTAFLDSYTKEKEEAELGLLYKSDQMERRDKLGVEFDAGGTYMAGDYPNPIAKPMIRGGVKYFFAPNLDISGSASVFRLANKNKLDVGYSSLDLNLEFLIFPYNVFTPYIFAGAGANFNSAFKNFSGKTQFGAGLEYLVTSNLGLRLYGEYNLNFSDNIDYVVSGVRDDYYWRFGFGISYYFNLKGKH from the coding sequence ATGAAGAATTTTTTTATTATAACTCTTCTGCTTGCCTTTTTATTGTCTAGTTGCTCGGCTTATTTTAACCAGCCGTTAGGCATTCAAAAAGCGGTCTATGGTGCTAATACACCGGCAACAACCTCATTGGCCAAACTACCAAAACCAAAAGAACAAGTGGTGGTTGGAGTTTATAAATTCAAGGACCAGACGGGACAATACAAACCTACAGAACAAGGAAGTACTTTTAGTACTGCCGTTACTCAAGGGGCAACTTCTATTTTAATCAAAGCGTTAGGAGATTCAAAATGGTTTGTACCCATCGAAAGGGAAAATCTTGGAAATCTTTTAAATGAAAGGAATATTATCCGCTCTACCCGACAAGAATATTTAGCAGGAACTGATACGAAAGACTCTCAGTTGACCCCTCTTTTATTTGCGGGGGTATTGTTAGAAGGAGGAATTGTATCCTACGATTCTAATATTATTACAGGAGGATTTGGTGCTAGATATTTCGGTACTGGGGCTTCAGCAAGATACAGACAAGATCGGATTTCTATTTATCTTAGGTTAGTCTCGACATCTAACGGTAAAATTTTAAACACTGTTTATGTGTCTAAAACAATCTTATCTCAAAGTGTAGATGCCAATTTATTTAAATATGTAAATTTTAAAAGACTTCTTGAGGTAGAGACTGGATTTACCAGAAATGAACCTGTTCAACTGGCAGTTACAGAAGCAATAGAAAAAGCTGTTGAAGGGTTAATTGTTGATGGTATTAGAGATAAAATTTGGGAAGTAGATGCCCCAAGTAGTGAAGTGACAGCATTTTTAGATTCCTATACAAAAGAAAAAGAAGAAGCTGAACTTGGTTTGCTTTATAAAAGTGACCAAATGGAGAGAAGAGATAAACTTGGGGTTGAATTTGATGCTGGCGGGACCTATATGGCGGGAGACTATCCTAATCCAATTGCAAAACCAATGATTAGAGGTGGTGTAAAATATTTTTTTGCTCCCAATTTAGATATTAGTGGCTCAGCCAGTGTTTTCAGATTGGCTAATAAGAATAAATTAGATGTTGGATACTCTTCATTGGATTTAAATTTAGAGTTTTTAATTTTTCCATATAATGTTTTTACGCCCTATATTTTTGCAGGTGCAGGTGCCAATTTTAATTCAGCATTCAAAAATTTCAGTGGAAAGACACAATTTGGAGCAGGTCTTGAATATTTAGTGACAAGCAATTTAGGACTAAGATTGTATGGAGAATATAATTTAAATTTCTCCGACAATATTGACTATGTGGTTAGTGGAGTCAGAGATGATTATTATTGGCGTTTTGGATTCGGGATCTCCTATTATTTTAATCTAAAGGGTAAGCATTAG
- a CDS encoding carboxypeptidase regulatory-like domain-containing protein: protein MKRIVLKILMCFILLVSCTEEQIIDNGDGIVKGRVVDAVTFLPIENAKISTSPSTSTIFSDKDGNFTFEKITTGNYSFQAQKDKYVSKFESAAVELNKTTQIVFEMKVSTVDNKPPDVPILTAPVDLAKNQAIKLKLTWTATDVDKDSLTYVVTVKNGTTDEITTYKDLKTRSLELSDLKYSTKYYWQVSSSDGINLPTNSLTSSFTTLSFPDPRYLYVKKVKNNNVIYAADDAGNELQLSPAEVNSYRPRKNLSINRIAYISSDGSLNQIYSMNLDGTDVKKITNFIPIAGFNMDHVNYCWSANGRQIIYPNFDKLYRIDSDGSGLVQLFSTPNGKFISECDWSQDGSQIVLKVNDVSGYNVEIYVINMNGDVLYQVLSGVTGAASGISITLDNKKIAYTRDVSGFENSNYRQLDSRIFIYTVATNTSAELNTNKESGFNDLDVKFSPNEAQVIFVNTSNDGLSAKNIQTASVTGNIIRTTLFQNASMPDWR, encoded by the coding sequence ATGAAAAGAATAGTATTAAAAATTTTAATGTGTTTTATTCTTTTGGTTTCTTGTACCGAGGAACAAATAATCGACAATGGAGATGGAATTGTAAAAGGAAGAGTTGTCGATGCAGTAACTTTTCTGCCTATAGAAAACGCAAAAATTTCAACAAGTCCATCAACTAGCACTATTTTTTCTGACAAAGATGGGAATTTTACTTTTGAAAAAATTACAACAGGAAACTATTCTTTTCAAGCTCAAAAAGATAAATACGTTTCTAAGTTTGAATCAGCAGCGGTTGAGTTAAACAAAACAACTCAGATTGTTTTTGAAATGAAGGTCTCAACGGTCGATAATAAACCGCCAGATGTGCCCATATTGACAGCTCCTGTTGATCTTGCCAAAAATCAAGCCATAAAATTAAAATTAACCTGGACTGCTACCGATGTTGATAAAGATTCTTTGACGTACGTAGTAACTGTCAAAAATGGGACTACAGATGAAATTACAACATATAAAGATTTAAAAACAAGAAGTTTAGAACTGTCAGATTTGAAGTATAGCACCAAATATTATTGGCAAGTATCTTCATCTGATGGAATAAATCTACCAACAAATAGTTTAACTAGTTCTTTTACTACACTGTCTTTTCCTGATCCGCGATATTTGTATGTTAAAAAAGTAAAAAACAACAATGTTATCTATGCTGCTGATGATGCCGGAAATGAACTTCAATTATCTCCTGCAGAAGTAAATAGCTATAGGCCGAGAAAAAATTTAAGCATAAACAGAATCGCTTATATAAGTTCTGACGGATCGCTAAATCAAATTTATAGTATGAATCTGGACGGTACTGATGTGAAAAAAATTACGAATTTCATACCTATAGCAGGCTTTAATATGGATCATGTAAATTACTGCTGGAGTGCTAACGGAAGACAAATTATTTATCCGAATTTTGATAAACTCTATCGCATAGATTCTGATGGTTCAGGGTTAGTTCAGCTATTTAGCACACCTAATGGCAAGTTTATCTCGGAATGTGATTGGAGCCAGGACGGAAGTCAAATTGTATTAAAGGTTAATGACGTTTCAGGATATAATGTTGAAATTTATGTAATTAATATGAATGGAGACGTTTTATATCAAGTACTTTCAGGAGTAACAGGAGCAGCAAGTGGTATCAGTATTACTCTTGACAATAAAAAAATTGCCTATACAAGAGATGTTTCTGGATTTGAAAACTCAAATTATCGCCAATTAGATTCCAGAATATTCATTTATACAGTAGCAACAAATACGTCTGCTGAATTAAATACTAACAAAGAAAGTGGCTTTAATGATCTAGATGTCAAATTTTCTCCTAATGAGGCACAAGTCATTTTTGTCAATACATCAAATGATGGTTTGTCAGCCAAAAATATTCAGACCGCAAGTGTAACAGGTAATATAATCAGGACCACTTTATTTCAGAATGCTTCAATGCCGGATTGGCGATAA